The genomic region GGTTTCCAAATGATAAAATGGCTTAAGAATCAAATGTTGTTACACCTGGTTCGATGGCAAGAATCAGGGGGTATCATACCTAAGAAAGGAAGAGATGTGAAGGTTCAGCAGGAGATGAGAAGTTCACATGTGCTACAGAGAGACTCCAGACAGTGCACACGTGGCCTTTTTCACATCCAGGATTctaaaccattttttaaaagatacgTTTTGCATCTATTTACAACATTATTGCAATACAATGCCTGATAGTGTAATATTATGGAAATACGTGATGCCAGTACTGATTGTCCTAGTATATATTCTGTCATGATAAGGCAGTACAGCTAGAAATTACTGAAAGCATCAAGCAAAGCTACTTGAACTGAGACACTGAAACTTTTCCCTTAAAGACTGGACAATATTCTGCTGATTAGGAGATGGTACTCTCCACAGGTAGTCATTCAGTTTATCCGAATCACTGTAAGCAGTCAGATATGGGGTAAGTGCGTGTTTGCTGCTGGCAGATTTTGCAGGAGTACAGGAGACAGTTTTGCCACAGAACATGTCAGAAGGAACAGCATCTGTGTTACGCAGTTTAGGATCtgattttcttgtttggttCTGAGAAGTCTCTAAGTCAGATCCCTCATCTTCAGACTTTATTTCAACAtagtcatcatcatcatccccTTCTCCATCTTCAGAATCTTTGAAATTCGAGAAATAGTTCTGAGTAGCCATTTGTGCTGTCAGAGGGGAAGCTCTGTTCACTCTCAGGACCTTTTGAGAATCCTGCAGAATCATATCTGAATAGTTTTCAGGGATCTGCTTTCTCATCTCTGGCCCTGTATATCCTGAAGCAATTCCAGGAGTTTGATGGCTGTTGAATCGAAAGTTCCTATTCAAATGGAGCCTTTTGTTATCAATTTCATTATTATATACAATTGATTCTCCAGACCTGTTGACCACTATTGAGGATGAGGACTGTGACCTGCTGTATGCCTGTGGTTTTACACTGCTTACTCTCCTCCCCAGTGAGTTATAGACGTGATCTTGGTGcaagttttctttgtttggctGGCTTATAATGGCACTCCACCTCTGCGCCGGGACATGCAAACGGTTGGAAATTTGAAGGGAAGGCACTGAGCCAGCTGATGGCAACTGCTTCGAATTGCTTTTTGTACCAGCTTCTGTAAATGAGTTCTTGGACTTTGGGTCCTGGGATTCGGAGCACGGAGAGAAGTCGGCCAGCTCGCCGTTACTGTAGGTAGAATGCAAAAGCCAATCTTCTGCTCTTGAGCAGTCATAGgcaggctgggaatggggaggagaTGTGGGTGTGGAAAACCTCCCAGCTGAGGGCTCCTGGGGAGTGGCCCCGGCTTCCTTTTGGACCTTAGGCGTACTGTCTCTGAAGACAATTTGGTCATAAAGCTGGGAATATTCAGCTATTCTGGCACCTAGAAAGAAGATAGAATTAACTTAGCAGAGACGAGGAATCCATTTCAGCAAATcatacagaaatttaaaaatctcaaaacgCTTAGTATTAGAAAGCTCTTGGAGAAGAGCTTTCAGTTGTGTCAATAAACAGTTGGCCTCTGCAAAGTAACATGAAACACTGGAGGCCTTTGCATCACATTTCAGTACACTTTGTTGAGAAAAAGAAGCATAAAATATCTTGCTACAGTGAATAGCCATGAAGGACACAATGCAGCACACGGTTCCAATAATATGCTGCTTGTTTCatgttaaaatggaaaagaacaCTCTAAAAATGGCCTGGTAAATAAGACATTTaggggattttaaaaatatcacaagAAAGCAAGAATGACACTCTGCTGCATGGAGTCTGCTGGCTCCACATCTTCCATTTGTTTCAATTGATCATGGACAAAAATGGTTCCAGATCGGTTGCATATCCATGACTTTGCACATTCATTAGCTGATAGAAAGATTATCAGCTCTTTCTTATTTGACCACATTCCTTATGCTTATAGGCATGATTCTGAACGGCAACTGAGCAAATGTATGTGACTTGTTAGAAGGCAGACCGACTTGAAAAAACACTGGTTTAGTCAAACTCTAAAGATCACACTATTAAAGGAAATAACTGCTTTTCTGTAGGGAGGCCAGTAGTGCTTCAGGCATGATTTCTACTTCCAGCCTCAGCTGAATTGCTCTTTCCTGACACTGCCCTGCTATTTCTTCCCAAAGTTATCAAGTAACAAGAAATGAGATATAAAGGACCATTCATGTTAAAGCAGtctgagaaaattaatttccgTTGTAACACAGAAAATACGATCCTGATACTCAATGATCAAGGTGAGAAAAATTCATAATCTTCCAGTTCAGAACACAAAGTTCACTGAAAGTTACTGAAGAAATGTATCtgtacagaaatgtttttaacatACCAATAGCAGGACCTCcttgttttttctcctccagaatAGCAGCAAGatctttgtgtttcagtttctgTTGTCTGCtagctggctgctcctgctctggacTTTTAACTTTCAAAAGCTGGTTAGCCTTCTTAATTTTTTGACTGTACTGTCTTGCCATCATAAAAACTCTGTTCTTTGTTTTATCCATAACAGCCAAGTCATTTTCCACACCCTCTGCAGGTGTGCTGGACAGAACACTACTGACGGGCTCATATGGAGTGTCTACAAAAGGCATCTCACTGGAGAAGGAAGATCTGTTCAAACTCATGAAAGAGTTCTCCTTGCATGGCGTAGTGTCTTCAAGCCTGAGATTAGCCTCACTTAtggtggcagccctgggcttCACAGTTTTAGGGAAAATAGGAGTTTCTGGCAGAGAGAGAGTAGACAGTGAGTACTCTACATCTTTACTCAGTTCAGGTGTGCTACCAGCATGCAGCCTTTCCTGCATGTCATCTTTACAAACAGGAAAGGCTGCAAGGACACGGTCTCTtgtcttttcctcatttttcttgaTGTAATTCTCCAGGTCATTCCAAATCTCATCTACTTCTTCTGAGAGTTTGTCTGCCACAGACTTATGCGACAGCGAGTCAGAGTTGGAGGAGCTATCAACTAAGCTCAAATAGTCAGTGTCAATGGGCACACGATGGTAAGGGCTTTCATCTTCACTGAACTGCAGACtctcttcagaaacaaaatgtcgTAGATTGTCACAATATGCAAAATCTTTTTCCAAAAAACTCCTCCTTTTAGAGGATTTTGAGGGGTCACATTTAAAACTCAATAGAGATGTTTCTGGAAGCCGTATGGTGTCATAGATGTTGTCTTCAATAATTCTGAGCTCATCCAAACTTGAAGTTGGTGCTTCTTTGCTGAGCAGTATCTCCTCCCTGCTAGCATGAACAGAGGTCCTCTTTtgatttgctgttttctttttggaagttgaatctgagctgcttttgttttcagccTCATACAGAGAGTCTCTAGCTGATCTCCGGGGACCATGGTGTGTCTCCTCCCTTCTTGTCAGACCCATCAGTTTTAAGTCTTCATAGCTTATATTATCATAAACATGTTCAATATCATCTATAGTCAGCTCCTCTGAAGATTCAGGATACACATTCTTActgctcccctctgctgtcTTCACTTCCCTCCGAGAACCACGCTCCCCTGTTTTACACCTGGCGCTGGCTGGACATGTGTTGCTttcaccagcactgctggcccGTCTAACGATTTTGTGACGAGTGGGGCTGGAAGTCTCGTTTTGCTGCACTTGTCCCAAGTGCCAGCTGCATGGACGGCCAGAAGAACTCCTCCTTTCTCCACCAGGAGCTGAGCTTGTGGTGGATGTAGACACTGATGGTACAAACATCTGGTAATCATCTTCATCGTCCTCGTTCTCATAAGGTGGGCGCCGGCTGGGGAACAATGCCTGCCTGATCTGATGGTCCGTCCAGATGTTTCTGACAGAGGTACTTCCCCCCAGGATATTCATGATCAGAGAGTTGCTCTGGGGTGTGCTGAACTGTCTAGGAGACTGTGGCTGCCTAGCTGCGCAGGAAAATGGAAGATCGGTATTCAACTGCATTGACTCTTCATCTGAAGGATCCTTGGAGCTCTGTGGAGATTTGAAATTTGCAGGTAACATTAGCATATCCCTGTAATAATACAGCAATTCCCTCTTTTCACAGGACTGCCACAGCGCCAgtctgtcctgcagcagagaATCACGTGCAGATCGGCAGGGCAAGTGCTCTCTCCCAACAGAGAGTGAGGGAGccagggtggcagtgccagacTGCTTTGCCTCCTAATCCTTACCATGGCTCAGAGTTCACTCTCAGTGTTTAATAACATCTTACTTCAAATACAAGACAGTAGCTTATGTTAATGCATGAGTAATTAAAGGCAAATCTGTTTGGCAGGAGTTGGATTAAATCTTTTATGCTAACTCTGCAGTTTCACAGTTGGATTAAGCTAATCTGACTCTGGGTTTGTGCCAAAAGTTttgttcttctccttttccttgcctATAACCCTAGCAGAAAGGAATCTTATGCTCTCTAGCACATGCcattgaaaatgtcttttttttttagtgtaagTTTTCATCCAGATCTAATTTACAGCAAGGCCACGTGCTCCCTAATGCCAACATAAAGGATGCTTTAGATGTTGCTGGCCAGAATctgggggagagagggaaagataATTCCTTTTGTCTTCAGTTAATGCTGATTGGTTTAGTTAGCTACTTGTTTTTCCCAGCCCCCAAAAGAAATAGTCTTTTGTCATAgacatgaatattttaatgataTGAACACTGATAAACAGAAGATGATGTATCTGTCAATCTagggaaaacatttctttgcAATACCTATGATGCATAGCAAAAtagaagtaaaaaataaaaattacttacCTGCATTTCACATTTATTGAGATTGAGACTTCTTCgtttttcaacattttcagcAGCTTGACTATTaagtctttttcttcccccttttgatttctgcagtgagttttgctgtggttttaaagaaaaaaatatgaggGGTAATAAAACCTACAGTTCTTTGTACAGTCTGGTTCAGAGGAATTACTAGAAGCTACAACAGTTCAGGGGCCTATACTGGGAGATGAAACAGCTTATGAGTCGTTAGCACTGCCACAAGAATTATTCAAAGCTTATAAAACCTGTAAAAGTACAATTGCCACATCTAGTAGTAACCACTAAGCTAATAGTATCAattttttgtgatattttttgtGCTTACTCATTCTTTCGTTCTTACTTATGTTGGCAAGAGGGGGAATTACAAGTCACTGCACTACACTGGTACAAGATACTactatttaatgaaatatttataatgcAAATAGTGTAATTTCAAAGAGGAAATGCAATCAGCTTCAAAAAGAATCTCAATCACTGGTTTCATATAATTCACAAAATAGATGAACCACACAACGATATGACCTCAGTATCAACTAAACcaaataaactgaaaatctaGATTCTTTAATACAGCCTCATTTTGAAGTTGGATTTTTAGTCTTTCAAAGGTACTGCATATGTGTGGAAACATCATACCAAGTAAGAAAAAACTATCATCTGTGCAGTAGTAGGAGATAAAGATTCTCATTTTCATAAATCGTACTCAAAACTTCTCATATTCAAGTTCACACATTCATAGCTACTGCCAGAAGGCCTAAAAAGGTTTTTGCATGGCATCAGCTGAAGAAACAAGGAA from Molothrus ater isolate BHLD 08-10-18 breed brown headed cowbird chromosome 3, BPBGC_Mater_1.1, whole genome shotgun sequence harbors:
- the PLEKHG1 gene encoding pleckstrin homology domain-containing family G member 1; this translates as MPDKTPGATEPVPRSEDDFHLPLDVVPAVTEALDSKKKEEDLHKESRTFRYCEKNTMDLSDSDRPVSFSSTSSSTSSRDSHCSFGSRMTLVSNSHLGLFNQDKETGAIKLELVPARRFSSSKTCRNSAVEQEDPEGSLEKRPSMPRKAEPKGASKNCAMSLVTEPTSPKLLYVDRVVQEILETERMYVQDLKSIVKDYLDCITDQTKLSLGTEERSALFGNIRDIYHFNSELLQDLENCENDPVAIADCFVSKSEDFHIYTQYCTNYPRSVAVLTECMRNKALAKFFRERQEALQHSLPLGSYLLKPVQRILKYHLLLHEIENHLDKDTEGYDVVLDAIDTMQRVAWHINDMKRKHEHAIRLQEIQSLLTNWKGPDLTSYGELVLEGTFRIQRAKNERTLFLFDKMLLITKKRDEMFAYKAHILCGNLMLVEVIPKEPLSFSVFHYKNPKMQHTVQAKSQQDKRLWILHLKRLILENHPAKIPAKAKQAILEMDAIHHPGFHYSPEGEMKSSYQPKEGTAPHRVRRKSEPSSRVHKALKSNDVSPDMQKRMGIEGALLSQATKLGSSEALLNSRKKVSLESSGLESQFQESIEPAYSSDHDETLQTSATEQIDADDEEESEQQNSLQKSKGGRKRLNSQAAENVEKRRSLNLNKCEMQSSKDPSDEESMQLNTDLPFSCAARQPQSPRQFSTPQSNSLIMNILGGSTSVRNIWTDHQIRQALFPSRRPPYENEDDEDDYQMFVPSVSTSTTSSAPGGERRSSSGRPCSWHLGQVQQNETSSPTRHKIVRRASSAGESNTCPASARCKTGERGSRREVKTAEGSSKNVYPESSEELTIDDIEHVYDNISYEDLKLMGLTRREETHHGPRRSARDSLYEAENKSSSDSTSKKKTANQKRTSVHASREEILLSKEAPTSSLDELRIIEDNIYDTIRLPETSLLSFKCDPSKSSKRRSFLEKDFAYCDNLRHFVSEESLQFSEDESPYHRVPIDTDYLSLVDSSSNSDSLSHKSVADKLSEEVDEIWNDLENYIKKNEEKTRDRVLAAFPVCKDDMQERLHAGSTPELSKDVEYSLSTLSLPETPIFPKTVKPRAATISEANLRLEDTTPCKENSFMSLNRSSFSSEMPFVDTPYEPVSSVLSSTPAEGVENDLAVMDKTKNRVFMMARQYSQKIKKANQLLKVKSPEQEQPASRQQKLKHKDLAAILEEKKQGGPAIGARIAEYSQLYDQIVFRDSTPKVQKEAGATPQEPSAGRFSTPTSPPHSQPAYDCSRAEDWLLHSTYSNGELADFSPCSESQDPKSKNSFTEAGTKSNSKQLPSAGSVPSLQISNRLHVPAQRWSAIISQPNKENLHQDHVYNSLGRRVSSVKPQAYSRSQSSSSIVVNRSGESIVYNNEIDNKRLHLNRNFRFNSHQTPGIASGYTGPEMRKQIPENYSDMILQDSQKVLRVNRASPLTAQMATQNYFSNFKDSEDGEGDDDDDYVEIKSEDEGSDLETSQNQTRKSDPKLRNTDAVPSDMFCGKTVSCTPAKSASSKHALTPYLTAYSDSDKLNDYLWRVPSPNQQNIVQSLREKFQCLSSSSFA